TTTTCTGTATTCCCAGCTGTAGGAAGTACAGGACCTTTAGTTCTCCATTCGTATGTTACTTTTtttgtttctcttcttctctttggcTGCTCTTCCTTCTTCTCTCTTGGCCCTTGTTGATTAGGACACACATGACCAATGGTCTGGCATTTGTCACAGTAATTTTGCTTCCACTCATACACCAATTCTTGCTGAAATATCCTGCCTTTAGGATCCAACACAGTAATCTCAGTAGGCATATCTCTTGTAACATTCACTTCAATCAGCATCCTTGCATAAGAGATTCGTGTTTGCTTAGTGGTGCATTCATCACCAAATAGAGGTTTACCAATTGCACTAGCAATTTTGCTTAAAGCTTCACTACCCCAATAACTCATTGGTAACTTAGGAAAAATCACCCACATAGGTATATCAGTTAGGAACTCTTTACTTAAATCAAAATCTGGAGACCATGGCTTGAGGATTATTGGTCTATTTCTGATAGTGTGAGGACCAACATAGAACACTCGATGCATATCTTTTAGTGTCTGAAATTTTATCACATAATATTCTTCATCATGGAGAAATAAATCTGGCTCAGCAACATCTAGCAAATGTTGAGCAATATAGCGCCTCATAGCATTATACCCAGGATTATCTCCAACAATGTAGGCTATCAATGCAGCATTCCATTTCTCCTCTGCTTCTTCTACATCTTGCAAATCTAGCTTTACCACAGTTTGACCATCTACAATCTGAGGTGGGACATATCTGAGTGTCATTCCATGAGTGGCTACACGGTTTTGATGGAACAATTTAGCCCATGCCCTTGGCTCAGTCTTTCGTTCTGCATGACTTATCTCCTTAGGGTTCTTATCCACAATCTCCTTCTCATTAGGGACTATAGTGGTTTCAATTTGATCTGCAGTATTCCCCTTGCTCAGATCCCCTGTTTTTTGCATGTTCTCACGGTTTACCTCAGTTACTGCTCCATTGGATTTTCTGCCAACCCTAGGATTGGTACTCCTCTCAATTTGATTAATTGGCACTGGTATACTAAGAGTCAATTTCCTGCTTACCTCAGAGCTAATCGAAGAAGTTGTCTCATCAATTTCAGTCATCACTAGCCCTTGCTGCTCTGGTGTCTTCAATTCATGTGTTTGCAATTGAATTGCTTTCCCAACTTTTGAATTGTTGCTTACTGAGCTTCCAGATGTTGTAGTCGGTGTTTTGGGTACTTTTTTGGGCCTTCCTCTTCCTCTGCCTCGCCCCCTTCCCATGGCAGACGCACCATCGTACGTTTAGCTAACGTGCGCTGAGAGCATGAGAGAGACGGTATTCACATTGGGGAGTTATTATTATAGTAACATTAATACTTTACAAACTCTGATTTTCTTAATTTTGCCAAAAGAGAAAAAAGTTTCTTTTTTGAtcctcacaaaaaaaaaaaaaactcaaaagtaATTCTACCAAAATAATTACATTCTCATTTTGTTTTTTCAAACAAAAACAATCGAAACAAAATACCAACTCGGGCCCCAACTTAGAACTCTTGGGTCGGGTTTTCTAGTTGTGGATCGATCTCATAAATGGTATATTAGCATTGAGCTCGACATAATTTCAACTTTGAGAGAGAAGAACAAGTACAATATAATTCAGGAAGCAACTTAATTAATAGTAATACCAAAATGATTTATATCAGGATTTTTATTACAATATACTCAACTAGTAACATAAAAAGTGCTCGCAGTAGGAACAAATAGAGCCTTGGCTCCAAAGGCAAAGCACCAAAAACTGGGGAAACACACACATGCAAATGCATTTCTTCCATTTACAACCAGTACAACGATCGGATGCAAATATGCATAAGAGAAAATACTATAAACAAGAAAAACCTATGATAACATTAGTCAACTCTACCACCCTGAAAACATCATATGCAGACCAAGATCACCAATGTAGAACATCGGTCAATCATCTGACTGGTCATCATCCCAGACGTTTGCATACGGATCATCTCTGTCAGTTTGAACAACATCACTAATGTTTACAGATGTTGAATCCTTAAGTTCCTCATTGCTCTCCTCAATAGAAACTAAGTCGATTTGACCAGCATCTGTGATATttccagatggtgaatctttaaGTATATCGTCATTCTCCTCGATATTGGCTGTTGGCAGCTCACTAGAAATGACTGTCTGGTCATCTTCTGTTTCTGCTATGTTTTCTTCAACTCTGTAATAAGCCTTCTCAAAcaaagtgaaaaagaaaaatgaagttAAGTTGCTTCACCATTTAAATAACAAATGAATTTTCTATTAGATAAAGAAATTTTATATTGACCTGTTCTAAACACAAAGcaccacagagaacaatatattTTTTTACTTTGCGAGACATGACACTGTCATAATAAACAAGGTTCCTCATTTTCAGTTCCCATCCACTTCAATTGATCCTTATACCTAATTTTCATATAATAGCAAGCTACATGCAAGGGTCATGGGGAAAAATGAAAACAGAAAAGATTTCGCATATATTCGTCATATGCAAGAGGGGACATGAGTGGCTATTCCTACCTTTACTAAAGGGCAGTTTTCAGTTAATCATTTACCTAATTTTTATGTAAGCCGAAgctacatgcatgtgttatgggGAAAAAGGAAACAAAGAAGATTTTGGAATTATATTATAGCGCAGATGCCAAAGGCAGATTTGATTATTGCTATTCATACCTTTCAAATTAGTATTCAGAGGCTTAACTGCTGATGTTAAGGAAATCAATAGCTAACATATACACGCTAAGATCTTTCAGGAAATACCAGTATGCGTTCAAATAATTAATGAACAAAACCACGTTAAAATGGAGGTCCCAGCAAGAACCATACCACACATGTGCGTGCAGGAGACAGCACTTTGAAAGAATTTGGACGACCATTGAAATTTGTTTCTGGAACGCCAGGTATTCCTTCTGGTGATGTGAAATGGTCAACATCATGACCAACCTGTCATAAGAACATATTGCGGATCATCATTAAGACAAAGACCATCAGTAAACAGTTTTCTCCTTTTTGAATTAACTAAACAacgtgtgtgtgtgggggggggggggggcaggaGGCTCAACGACTTCCAAGCTTAGAGAGTTGGATGAAATAAttatagttctccttgtgagataaGTGTCCCCCACATCTGTTATATTATTATCAAAAGTTATTCAAGCAAACTCCTTACTCTTCCATGGCCACCAAAATCCCAAGCATCGCTATCCAGTGCAACTCTGTACTTCCCTGGCAAGTCGCATCCAACTTTATACCTGTTTTCGTCATGTGGCGATCAGAAAAAGAGTGAAATTAGACAATGTGAAAATAGATTCGTTTCAGTTACTTTGCCATAAAACTTGTTGAGAACATTGAAAAACAAGCAGAGCAATAAATTCATGATAAGTAAAACTTATATACCCTTCATATGTGTTCTCTGGCTGGAAGTTGAAAACAAATACCAGATCGCCACGTTCAAACACAACAACCTGCAAAGTGAAGTAACTACTCTGAATAGCTATTACCGAATTGACTAGCTATTAGATTAAATAAATATGGAATCCATCATCAAAAAAATGGAAGGCGAACCAGTTTCTACCTGTCCTTGGATAGAATTACAGCATTCATAGAAGTGATTGTTTGGAAACTTAATGACTAAAGTAATTCAAGTATGTTGCGCACACAAAAACCCTATTTGAACATAAGGAAGCAACTGCATCCCATAAACCCAACGTTTCAACTTTAGATGATTGTACCTTATTATCTTCATCCGTGCTGCTTACTATCTGTTTTCCTGATGCAAGGAAAGAGAACTTCTCATCGAGTGAATTCATGGCTCTGTCAAATGCATTCATGAACTGCATTTCAACATGAGGGGACGGAAAGATGGAAGAAATATAGATATCAGATTAGGCCATTCAATTATTATCACTTCATgtaaagaaaaagaacaaaaatatccGACAATTATAGCAGGACATGGATTGCTAGCCTGAAATTATAGCTTCATAGAATCAACTTAAACTGCTCACCAAGGGCTTACTGGCAATAAACAAGGGGGTACGCCGGTAATTAAATCTGTAAATGAATTTAATACACGGATCTCTAAAAGACAAGGAGAAATTTGTCTTTGGATAAATAAGTAGACAGATAAAATGAGCAATCCTCCCTTGAACCAAGTAGGCATACAAGAAAGCAATCTAAGATTCTTAGATATCTAACAAGCTGCAAGGCAAAATACTGAACCTTGTATCTCAAGTGTTCGCTATCCGCGAGGTTCCACTGGCGTCTACATTTGTCATAACTCCAATTATTTCCCTCTCTAGGGAAGTCAATCCACTCAGGATGGCCAAACTACAACAAAGTTCATCAGATATTTCACAATTACTCCAAAAAAGATACACTTGCAAATTCTATACCTAAATATATAGAGGTAAACAATGTACTTTTCTAAGATAACGTTTGTTTTCCGCAACATAATAGATCCCTAGACAAAGGGAACATTCATCATGCTGCTTTTCTCTGTGTTTCAACCCCTAAGCATGCTCAACAGCTCAGACCATCTTTTAGGAACGCATCTTGTTCCAGTAAGCCAAACTAATAGTAATTATCACAAAAAATCTAAAGGTGTAAGCCATACCTCATTACCCATGAAATTGAGGTACCCCTCTCCTCCCAAGGCCATCGTGAAAAAATGGATCATCTGTGAGCAGAAACTAAAAGTGAATAGATGGAAAAAAATACCTccaaataagaaggatattaaaaaaaacaaaaaaacaaaaacaaagcataaacagaaaagaaaaatgatacacagaaaattgaataatccatCAGAATCCTGAAAACTATGTCTAATGGTTACCTCAAAAAGAGTGCCAAAGTTTCCATGACAAACTCATAGAAACCTTAAAATGCAATCAGAACAGACAAACCTTGTGAAGCGCAATTCCTCGATCAACAACAGGAGAAGTATCTGTCAAGCAAGACATGCCAGAATACATCTCTTTGTCCATTAGGAGAAATGCAATGGTCTTGTCACCCACAATAGACTGTTTCCAGCAGACAAAATAAGAGAGAACATAAATCTAGAAGTCACTGAATAAAAAACTTATCATGAGATTCAATGGCTACCGATATATTGAAGCCCATGCAAAAGAATCTTTTACACTTTGGGACGTATATATTTGAATTCTATCTAACAATTGTTCAAAGAATTGTTCAGTGCGGAAGTAAATTTGTAATACCTGGTCATGGCTCTCTGCGTAAGCTATACACTTCTCTGTATATCTCCTATTTGTTAAACTCCGTGTTACTTCCTTCATGGACCAGTCTTCACCATTCTTATTCTTCAAGTAATCTATCCACTTATCTGGGATTGCCATTGCCAGGCGGTAATCAAAACCAATTCCTCCCTCAGAAACAGGTCGGCTAAGGCCGGGCATACCCGAAACATCTTCGGCAATAACAGTTGCATCTGGGAAGATCTTGTGAATCAGATTATTGGCCAACATCAAATAGACCACAGCATCAACATCTGTAGCCTCGCTGAAATACTCATGATAGTTCCCTGTAAATCCCATATTGATTCCATGGTGAACATACAGCATCGAAGTTATTCCATCAAATCGAAATCCGTCAAAGTTATACTCTTCGAGCCACCACCTCAAGTTGGAAAGAAGGAAACGAAGAACCTCCCAATTGGCATAGTTAAACAGCCTGCTATCCCACAACTTATGGTACCCTCTCTCTCCAGCGTGAAAGTAGGATTCTTGAGAACTTTGGCCAACATCAAAGCCATTGAGGCCATCAGTGACATTATTGCTTGCATGACTGTGAACTACATCCACCAGAACCTGTAAACCCAAGCTATGTGCTTTATCTATGAGATACTTAAGGTCCTCTGGATTTCCAGATCTACTGCTCACAGCAAAAAAGTTTGTAACATGATATCCAAATGATCCATAGTAAGAATGTTCCATTATGGCCATTAACTGGACAGTATTATAGTTATTTGCCTTAATTCGAGGCAAAACATCATCGGCAAACTCGCGATACGAATTTACACGTGGCTCAGAGCTGCTCATGCCGACATGTGCTTCATAGATTCGTGGAGCCTTGGGTTTGGGCGGGCGAGGGTATTTAAAGTGGTACCTGATTAATTACTAAAGTAGTAAGTTCTCAAGCACTGATAGATTGACCCATTTTATTAAGAAGGGAAAAGTTTGAATCAAGTCCAAATTAGTAGAAACACATTTTTTTAGCTTTAGAATTTCAATGTCTTACATAATAAGACAAGTAACAACATGACTTTTAATGCTCTGAAGAAATGAGTTAAATATTCAGCTTCAAAATATGAATAACAAAACCTTTCTGAAGGTGGTGGGTCCCAGTAGACACCATCATATGGTGCTGCAAATCTTGTAGTGTCGACAGTGGCATACTTTATCCAAGCAGGGATACGATCTACCCAAACTCCATTACCATGCTTGAAACGGAACTTAACTCTAGAATTGTGTGGAATGGCTGAGTTACCGTCAACATCAGGAATTCTAATACTCCAAACACCAAATTGGTCCTTCTCCATCATGTGGTTGGAACCATTCCATCCATTGAAATCGCCAATAACTTCTGCTTCCCTGTATCGTGGATGAGTTAATTAGAAGCAGAACCTTGTAGTAATTATAACATGTATAAAGTCAATGAAGCTGCAATAATAGGTACATGTGTTATGATGATGGAAACTAGTGTTTCATAGTACAAAAGGACCTACTCAGCAGCAGGAGCCCATTCACGATAGACTATGCAACCGTCTTCCCTGTTGAATCCAAATTTTAAATAACCTGGGAAAAAGGAGAGCAATTTACACAAGAAAGCCCTGCTAATTCTCAACAACGATATCTTTAGTTTAATATTAAGGAAGCTATTTTGAACAGAAAGAGTAAGTCATGATTGTAGAAGGAAATTGCGAAGCAACAGGGAGGAAAATTTTAGACTGTAAAATTGCTTTAAGATGGTTCCAAACCCCAACTGGACAACATTTTAGAGATATTTTGTGGATAAAGTTACCCTGGCGAAAAACGTGTTTGGATGGTCATTTTTGTATCTTATTTTCAGAGAAGTACCTCAAGAGTGTTTCACTTGTTTGAAAAAAGCTCTACTTTTTTGAAGACCCAGAATGAACAGCTTTTTAAAAGATTGAAAAGTTTGCCAAATGCCTCCTAAATGGAACCAGTACTTATTCCTGGGTAGGCAAAATTCTCTTGCAAATTCAAAGTAGGTATAAACAAGCCAGCTTCGAAATAAGGTCAAACTGCCTAAAGCACAAGTTTTGGCTGTTACCTAGAGCAAATTCCTCAAGGGCTCCCTCATGTTTTTCGATGAGCTTTTTCTGTTCTGCATATCTCTTCATTGTGTATCTGAAGTGATCTAGATAGGGTTCCAAGCTTGGATCCAAATTTAGGAGGCCAATATTTTCAGTCTCAACGCCTTCCTCTAGGGATGCTGTTGTGGAGTTGTCATCGGTCAAAACAGCGGAAATAGCTGAACTGTGCTTCATCTAGGCAGGCAATGCATCACAGTAAGTTTATATCAAAAGGAGGATTGGTATTACGGAGCTAAAAAGCCATTTTATACCGTATCACTTTTCCTGGAAAGGATATAAAGCACTTTATGGAACATCATGCTCATAAAGATTGTAGTGAAATAACGAACACATACATGAGTAAAGAGCTCCCTCTTTCCCAAGGTACCATAAATTGGCGGGCATGTTTTACACCTCCACACAGTGCACAGATCAAATAAGGCATGAACACCAGTTCAAAAAAATTCCAATTATTTCAATATTCTCCATgtaaccatatcaaattatcaaACATACCCTTTGAGATTCTCTAACTCTTGATTTTGGTGTGGAACAAATATCCCAAGACCGTTTCTGATATCCAAACTTCAGTCCAGTACTATGTTGAGAAGGAAAACATATCTTATTTCTAGAAGCCTGACAAGTAAATTCTTGAGGTTAAACTGGATATTTTTGAAAATGTAAGAAAATATTGCACTAAAATTGAACAAGAAAGTAGCATCTCAAAAAAAGAACAGCATATCCTAATCTGTGCAATGAGTGTTTGACAAAAAATATAAATCTTGgttcaactaattaaatttatacgaaagagggttaatcttagttaataataatatccaaAAGACGGAATTCTCGGCAGCACGCAGATCTATTCCAAAAGTTATGACAGTGTACAATAGTTAATATTTAAGAACCCAAGCAGAAGCAAATATATCATTAAACAGTGATGAATAGCAATAAATGGCATTTATGTAAATAGAACGAGCGAGTCACCCAAGAAAGGATAAAATCAATGGATGTTCTTTCTGACAGTGATGAATGATGGACAAGCCTTTGAATATCCGAGTTATTGTCGGATCCCGTGGAAAAGTGtggacaagaatcttagtgaaaaagTTATTTTTGTAAGCTTGTAATAAGATCAGATTCTCTCTTTAAGGTCAAAgtatattttacaaatgaatattttatccccctatcattgtgtctctttctatttatagggaacatgttcctaaaaaccctaatagtacaagtgaaGAGAATATCCACTGGAATATTCTCTTTCATGTCCTATCTTGAAACTAGCCGTTATTACTCTGTCAAAGATATTCGACTTCGGCCTCGATCTTTGACGACTCCTCGACTTCAGCCTTCGCTGACTCTTCGACCACGGCCTTAGTTGTTAATTAGATCATTTCGACACATGGAGGCTTGGGAATGTTTTACTAATGCCATTTTGACTTAAAGTATTCTagagatagattttgacccatacactCAGTAATCTGAGAGGAATTCACAATTAATCGCAATTACTGTAGTAGCATTTGCGCTTCGCAAGGTCCATACAAAGAACACATTCTCAATTATCTGTGCCATTTGATAGTACAATTTTCTATTGCAATCTAACAACAAcgattataaaaaaatattaaaaaaaagctTCAAGACCAGATAATCATAAACACTTGTCTGATAAGAGCGCTTACTTAAGATAGAGAGAATTCAATCTATTATTGGAGACATTTACAAAGTTAGAAAAATAAACTTCAGTAACTTTCTCAGTATTATCCTGTTTCCTACAAAACCCATAACAATCTTATTTAACTTTCAAAAAGAAACAATTTTATCATTTCCCTGGACATATGATGGGCTCTCTAATCTAATACTACATATTTTACTTTTCCTCCTCTTCTATTAGGAAATATGTGTAATCAAGCAATTACCTCAAAAACTAATCCACTAAACCTAAGAACACTCATTTCTAGATACAGCCTCCCTTCCTCTCTCTCAATTTTATACACTCAATTCACAAACATTTACATCTTGCAAATGGTAAACTAAGCCAGGAAAATTAAGGAAGATGAAATTAAAAAGGGAAAAAGTAGTAGAATTTAGATGGAATTACCAATGTAAAAACTTGAGGTGAAGAAGATGGAAAAGAGCCTTGAATTTGGGTCGATAAAACATTGAAATTAGTTTCCATGATCACTCTTCCAAACTATGGTGCTTTGCTTCTTCGCTCTGCTTACGTGCTGTTTCGGCAAATGTGTTTCGTTTTAAtggcttttaaataaataaaaacatatcACTTTCTGGATATCTCTCTTAGACCCCACTGATTTGGGAAATGTAAGAAGAGACCCTTAACATTTTCCTATTATATCTATGCCCATATTCTTtagtaatttttaaatatatatttatgttGTGTAGACAATAGAATTATTCTTTGCTTACATTTTGTACGAAAGGGAGTTATTTACCTAAATCATATACATCGATCAGTCtggttaaataaataatattatcaAAAAAATAATTGTATGATTGGGATTCCATCATTATTAAATTGAGATTTCGAGTTCAAATTTAGGAATGAAGAACTTTTTAGTATAAAGCACTGATAAATACAACTTGTATAAAATAACTGAATTGAGATAAACTTTGTGAATGGACAAGCATTTTCAGAACATCATGGGCTAATGTGGCAACTAAATTGAACTGAAGGGATGAAAATAGATTTTGTTTAAACATGAGGACACCAAGCACAtgacaaaagaagaagaaagactcACAAGTGGGGCAAATGAAAGAAATCAATTTGTCAGTTTTCTCTTATACTTCTTTGGACTTCCACGTGATCAAAGGTTGTCCGTCAAATGAAATTCATGCACATACACGGTTGATATGAAGGTAAAGCGTCCTTAGGACCCAATTAATTTAAATTATCGTTGAAACATTTCATGTTCGGATAAAGCGTTTTCTAATAAAGACTATTTTATATT
This region of Nicotiana tomentosiformis chromosome 4, ASM39032v3, whole genome shotgun sequence genomic DNA includes:
- the LOC104121317 gene encoding 1,4-alpha-glucan-branching enzyme-like isoform X3, whose translation is MKHSSAISAVLTDDNSTTASLEEGVETENIGLLNLDPSLEPYLDHFRYTMKRYAEQKKLIEKHEGALEEFALGYLKFGFNREDGCIVYREWAPAAEEAEVIGDFNGWNGSNHMMEKDQFGVWSIRIPDVDGNSAIPHNSRVKFRFKHGNGVWVDRIPAWIKYATVDTTRFAAPYDGVYWDPPPSERYHFKYPRPPKPKAPRIYEAHVGMSSSEPRVNSYREFADDVLPRIKANNYNTVQLMAIMEHSYYGSFGYHVTNFFAVSSRSGNPEDLKYLIDKAHSLGLQVLVDVVHSHASNNVTDGLNGFDVGQSSQESYFHAGERGYHKLWDSRLFNYANWEVLRFLLSNLRWWLEEYNFDGFRFDGITSMLYVHHGINMGFTGNYHEYFSEATDVDAVVYLMLANNLIHKIFPDATVIAEDVSGMPGLSRPVSEGGIGFDYRLAMAIPDKWIDYLKNKNGEDWSMKEVTRSLTNRRYTEKCIAYAESHDQSIVGDKTIAFLLMDKEMYSGMSCLTDTSPVVDRGIALHKMIHFFTMALGGEGYLNFMGNEFGHPEWIDFPREGNNWSYDKCRRQWNLADSEHLRYKFMNAFDRAMNSLDEKFSFLASGKQIVSSTDEDNKVVVFERGDLVFVFNFQPENTYEGYKVGCDLPGKYRVALDSDAWDFGGHGRVGHDVDHFTSPEGIPGVPETNFNGRPNSFKVLSPARTCVAYYRVEENIAETEDDQTVISSELPTANIEENDDILKDSPSGNITDAGQIDLVSIEESNEELKDSTSVNISDVVQTDRDDPYANVWDDDQSDD
- the LOC104121317 gene encoding 1,4-alpha-glucan-branching enzyme-like isoform X1 codes for the protein METNFNVLSTQIQGSFPSSSPQVFTLASRNKICFPSQHSTGLKFGYQKRSWDICSTPKSRVRESQRMKHSSAISAVLTDDNSTTASLEEGVETENIGLLNLDPSLEPYLDHFRYTMKRYAEQKKLIEKHEGALEEFALGYLKFGFNREDGCIVYREWAPAAEEAEVIGDFNGWNGSNHMMEKDQFGVWSIRIPDVDGNSAIPHNSRVKFRFKHGNGVWVDRIPAWIKYATVDTTRFAAPYDGVYWDPPPSERYHFKYPRPPKPKAPRIYEAHVGMSSSEPRVNSYREFADDVLPRIKANNYNTVQLMAIMEHSYYGSFGYHVTNFFAVSSRSGNPEDLKYLIDKAHSLGLQVLVDVVHSHASNNVTDGLNGFDVGQSSQESYFHAGERGYHKLWDSRLFNYANWEVLRFLLSNLRWWLEEYNFDGFRFDGITSMLYVHHGINMGFTGNYHEYFSEATDVDAVVYLMLANNLIHKIFPDATVIAEDVSGMPGLSRPVSEGGIGFDYRLAMAIPDKWIDYLKNKNGEDWSMKEVTRSLTNRRYTEKCIAYAESHDQSIVGDKTIAFLLMDKEMYSGMSCLTDTSPVVDRGIALHKMIHFFTMALGGEGYLNFMGNEFGHPEWIDFPREGNNWSYDKCRRQWNLADSEHLRYKFMNAFDRAMNSLDEKFSFLASGKQIVSSTDEDNKVVVFERGDLVFVFNFQPENTYEGYKVGCDLPGKYRVALDSDAWDFGGHGRVGHDVDHFTSPEGIPGVPETNFNGRPNSFKVLSPARTCVAYYRVEENIAETEDDQTVISSELPTANIEENDDILKDSPSGNITDAGQIDLVSIEESNEELKDSTSVNISDVVQTDRDDPYANVWDDDQSDD
- the LOC104121317 gene encoding 1,4-alpha-glucan-branching enzyme-like isoform X2 gives rise to the protein METNFNVLSTQIQGSFPSSSPQVFTLMKHSSAISAVLTDDNSTTASLEEGVETENIGLLNLDPSLEPYLDHFRYTMKRYAEQKKLIEKHEGALEEFALGYLKFGFNREDGCIVYREWAPAAEEAEVIGDFNGWNGSNHMMEKDQFGVWSIRIPDVDGNSAIPHNSRVKFRFKHGNGVWVDRIPAWIKYATVDTTRFAAPYDGVYWDPPPSERYHFKYPRPPKPKAPRIYEAHVGMSSSEPRVNSYREFADDVLPRIKANNYNTVQLMAIMEHSYYGSFGYHVTNFFAVSSRSGNPEDLKYLIDKAHSLGLQVLVDVVHSHASNNVTDGLNGFDVGQSSQESYFHAGERGYHKLWDSRLFNYANWEVLRFLLSNLRWWLEEYNFDGFRFDGITSMLYVHHGINMGFTGNYHEYFSEATDVDAVVYLMLANNLIHKIFPDATVIAEDVSGMPGLSRPVSEGGIGFDYRLAMAIPDKWIDYLKNKNGEDWSMKEVTRSLTNRRYTEKCIAYAESHDQSIVGDKTIAFLLMDKEMYSGMSCLTDTSPVVDRGIALHKMIHFFTMALGGEGYLNFMGNEFGHPEWIDFPREGNNWSYDKCRRQWNLADSEHLRYKFMNAFDRAMNSLDEKFSFLASGKQIVSSTDEDNKVVVFERGDLVFVFNFQPENTYEGYKVGCDLPGKYRVALDSDAWDFGGHGRVGHDVDHFTSPEGIPGVPETNFNGRPNSFKVLSPARTCVAYYRVEENIAETEDDQTVISSELPTANIEENDDILKDSPSGNITDAGQIDLVSIEESNEELKDSTSVNISDVVQTDRDDPYANVWDDDQSDD